Proteins encoded within one genomic window of Oryza glaberrima chromosome 12, OglaRS2, whole genome shotgun sequence:
- the LOC127757484 gene encoding protein LOL2 produces MQSQIVCHGCRNILLYPRGAPSVCCAVCHAVSSTAPSPGMDIAHLICGGCRTLLMYTRNATSVRCSCCDTVNLVRPVSSIAHLNCGQCQTVLMYPYGAPSVKCAICNFITNTGMNTMRHLPPNGTSYTVPSTSAPTTQSQNVTVVVENPMTVDAKGKLVSNVVVGVTTGGKK; encoded by the exons aTGCAGAGCCAGATCGTGTGCCATGGGTGCAGGAACATTCTGCTCTACCCGAGAGGGGCACCGAGCGTTTGCTGCGCGGTGTGCCATGCCGTGTCCAGCACAGCACCGTCTCCAG GAATGGATATAGCTCATCTTATATGTGGTGGATGCCGAACTTTATTGATGTATACTCGCAATGCGACATCTGTTAGATGTTCGTGCTGCGATACAGTCAATCTTGTCAGACCAG TGAGTAGTATAGCTCACTTGAACTGTGGCCAGTGCCAGACAGTGTTGATGTATCCATACGGAGCACCTTCTGTCAAGTGTGCTATCTGCAATTTTATTACAAATACTGGG ATGAATACAATGAGACATTTGCCACCAAATGGAACTTCATATACTGTCCCATCAACCTCTGCT CCAACCACTCAATCACAGAATGTTACTGTTGTTGTTGAAAATCCTATGACGGTAGATGCAAAGGGAAAGTTG GTGAGCAACGTTGTAGTTGGGGTTACAACTGGTGGTAAAAAGTAA
- the LOC127757541 gene encoding DEAD-box ATP-dependent RNA helicase 9, with protein sequence MYSILRRAAPLRRRAVSALAAAVLRREEAAAEVVVSRRATIPAAWFHSSPAWLGFRETGAAGAAARPQYAADEGLFYEEDKRGAKAGGVAAGGAEEGLEVAKLGISPKIVSQLASRGITKLFPIQRAVLEPAMQGKDMVGRAKTGTGKTLAFGIPILDAIIRHNEKNSPGKFPLAIVLAPTRELAKQVEREFSDSSNVETICVYGGTPISQQIRQLNYGVDVVIGTPGRVIDLLKRGALNLSEVRFVVLDEADQMLSVGFDEDVETILDRVPPKRQTLMFSATMPTWIRRLTQKYLKNPVTIDLVGEDDQKLAEGISLYSIASEGHAKPAVLGELIKEHAKGGKCIVFTQTKRDADRLSYTMGRSFQCQALHGDITQAQRERTLKGFREGHFNILIATDVAARGLDIPNVDLVIHFELPNSSELFVHRSGRTGRAGKKGKAIVMHSYQQSRAIRMVENDVGCKFTELPKINVEGSDLMSGGFDSFGGGGFGREGGGSYGRRGSFGSSSSRGGGFGDSGFGRSGGGFGRSGGGGFGRSSGGGFGDSGFGRSGGGGFGDSGFGRSGGGGYGDSGFGSSGGGSGRSGFGRSGGFGDSGSGRFGGGFGNSGSGSFGNFGGNNSGQSGGFGSS encoded by the exons ATGTACTCTATCCttcgccgcgcggcgccgctccggcggcgcgccgttTCCGCCCTGGCCGCCGCGGTTctccggcgggaggaggcggcggcggaggtggtcgTGTCGCGGCGGGCGACGATCCCGGCGGCGTGGTTCCACTCCTCCCCGGCGTGGCTGGGGTTCCGGGAGACGGGggccgcgggggcggcggcgaggccgcagTACGCGGCGGATGAGGGGTTGTTCTACGAGGAGGATAAGAGGGGGGCGAAGGCGGGTGGAGTTGCtgcgggcggcgcggaggaggggtTGGAGGTGGCCAAGCTCGGGATCTCGCCCAAGATCGTCAGCCAGCTCGCCTCGCGCGGCATAACCAAGCTGTTCCCAATCCAG AGAGCTGTCCTTGAACCAGCAATGCAAGGAAAGGACATGGTTGGTCGTGCCAAAACAGGTACAGGAAAGACTTTGGCTTTTGGAATCCCCATACTGGACGCAATTATTCGGCACAATGAAAAGAATAG CCCTGGTAAATTTCCCTTGGCTATTGTTTTGGCCCCAACAAGAGAACTCGCGAAACAAGTTGAGAGGGAATTTTCTGATTCTTCCAATGTGGAAACGATCTGTGTATATGGTGGAACTCCAATTAGCCAGCAAATAAGACAACTCAATTATGGAGTTGATGTTGTTATTGGGACACCAGGACGAGTAATTGACCTGCTTAAAAGAGGTGCTCTGAATCTGTCAGAGGTCCGGTTTGTTGTTCTTGATGAAGCAGACCAGATGTTGTCAGTGGGTTTTGATGAAGATGTTGAGACAATTTTGGATAGAGTACCTCCAAAACGTCAAACCTTGATGTTCTCTGCGACTATGCCAACCTGGATTCGGAGACTCACCCAGAAATACCTTAAGAATCCTGTTACAATTGACCTT GTGGGTGAAGATGATCAGAAGCTAGCAGAAGGAATCAGTCTTTATTCTATCGCTTCAGAGGGCCATGCCAAACCTGCTGTCCTTGGAGAATTGATTAAG GAGCATGCAAAAGGTGGTAAATGCATTGTATTTACACAAACAAAAAGAGATGCTGATCGATTGTCCTACACCATGGGTCGGAGTTTCCAGTGCCAGGCCCTTCATGGGGACATCACACAAGCCCAAAGAGAGAGAACATTAAAAGGATTCCGTGAAGgccattttaatattttgattgCCACTGATGTTGCTGCTCGTGGTTTGGATATCCCAAATGTAGACTTG GTGATACATTTTGAATTGCCAAACTCCTCGGAATTGTTTGTTCACAGGTCTGGCCGAACTGGCCGTGCTGGAAAGAAGGGTAAGGCAATTGTTATGCACAGCTATCAACAAAGTAGAGCTATCAGGATGGTTGAGAATGATGTTGGCTGCAAATTTACAGAG CTTCCAAAGATTAATGTTGAAGGTTCTGACTTGATGAGTGGTGGCTTTGATTCCTTCGGTGGTGGTGGATTTGGTCGTGAAGGGGGTGGGTCCTATGGGCGTCGTGGTAGTTTTGGCAGCTCTTCAAGCCGAGGCGGTGGGTTTGGTGATTCAGGGTTTGGTCGTTCAGGTGGTGGATTTGGCCGTTCTGGTGGTGGAGGATTTGGCCGTTCCAGTGGTGGTGGCTTCGGTGATTCTGGGTTTGGCCgttcaggtggtggtggtttcGGAGACTCAGGATTTGGTCGCTCAGGTGGTGGCGGTTACGGTGATTCAGGATTTGGTAGTTCCGGCGGTGGCTCAGGCCGTTCTGGTTTTGGCCGGTCAGGTGGATTTGGAGATTCTGGCTCAGGTAGGTTTGGTGGGGGATTTGGTAACTCTGGCTCAGGCAGTTTTGGCAACTTTGGCGGCAACAATTCTGGACAATCCGGTGGGTTTGGCTCCTCTTAG
- the LOC127756647 gene encoding cold-responsive protein kinase 1-like — MTCFPAFWRNKKSRSQIVQHDKDTPIIRNVKIYSSKELRKATKNFCSGHKLGQGSFGCVYLGKLRNGQKVAIKVLSSESRQGTREFLNELSVISNINHHNLVKLHGCCVDGDQKMLVYNYLENNSLAQSLFGNSHSSIQLDWKTRVKICIGVASGLKYLHEEVRPVIVHRDIKASNILLDKDLSPKISDFGLAKLFPGNMTHISTRVAGTLGYLAPEYAIRGQLTKKADVYSFGVLLLEIVSGRCHTDPRLPLQDQFLLERAWALYESGDLKSLVDSTLKGVFDTEEAQRLLKIGLLCTQDTPKIRPSMSTIVKMLKGECAIGDKIMRPGLITDVMDLKIRTVEPVQFSASPPKSPSDSNSQVSMLALAGSTVVEESP, encoded by the exons ATGACTTGCTTTCCTGCGTTCTGGAGAAACAAAAAATCCAGGAGTCAAATTGTGCAGCATGACAAAG ATACACCGATCATCAGAAATGTGAAGATCTACTCCTCCAAGGAGCTCAGAAAAGCCACAAAAAATTTCTGCTCAGGACACAAACTAGGACAGGGTTCTTTTGGCTGCGTCTACCTG GGAAAGCTCAGGAATGGTCAGAAAGTTGCCATCAAGGTGCTCTCCTCCGAGTCAAGGCAAGGAACAAGGGAGTTCTTAAATGAGCTGAGTGTCATATCCAACATAAACCATCACAATCTTGTAAAATTGCATGGCTGCTGCGTCGACGGAGATCAGAAAATGCTGGTCTACAATTACCTGGAGAACAACAGTCTTGCACAGTCCCTCTTTg GCAATTCCCATAGTAGTATCCAATTAGACTGGAAAACAAGAGTGAAAATATGCATCGGCGTCGCGAGTGGGCTCAAGTATCTTCATgaagaagtccggccggtcatCGTCCACCGTGATATCAAGGCAAGCAACATTCTTCTTGACAAGGATCTGAGCCCCAAGATATCAGATTTTGGGCTGGCAAAGCTTTTCCCGGGCAACATGACGCATATCAGCACCAGGGTTGCAGGAACACT AGGATATCTTGCACCGGAGTATGCGATCCGAGGGCAGCTGACAAAGAAGGCCGACGTCTACAGCTTTGGAGTTCTACTTCTGGAGATTGTCAGTGGAAGATGCCACACTGACCCCAGATTGCCTCTTCAAGATCAGTTCCTACTGGAAAGG GCTTGGGCGCTCTACGAGTCCGGTGATCTCAAAAGCCTAGTTGATAGCACCTTGAAAGGCGTCTTCGACACCGAGGAAGCGCAACGGTTACTGAAAATAGGTCTCCTGTGCACTCAAGATACTCCGAAGATCAGGCCCTCCATGTCGACGATCGTCAAGATGCTCAAGGGCGAGTGCGCAATTGGCGATAAGATCATGAGGCCAGGCCTGATCACAGATGTCATGGACCTGAAAATCAGAACAGTTGAGCCGGTTCAGTTCAGTGCCTCTCCACCCAAATCTCCTTCAGACAGCAACTCCCAGGTGTCCATGCTTGCATTAGCTGGTAGCACTGTGGTAGAAGAGAGCCCCTGA
- the LOC127756830 gene encoding patatin-like protein 3, giving the protein MASPPTPQPPPPVDVDLGKLSYEIFSLLESNFLFGAGAGGGGGVCSLPGTPGRALLGGKVRVLAIDGCGPGPGDALLAAAALVRLETALREKSGDGDARVADFFDAAAGAGAGGVLAAMLFLKGADGRPRYTAADALAFVAASLGKGGWRGGGGGGGGRRWWGVAALFRRGSSAERSSLRRVFGDATLRDTIAPLLVPCYDLATAAPFLFSRADAVESGSFDFRLRDVCAATCAGGAAATAVRSVDGRTAIAAASGGVAAMGNPTAAAITHVLHNKQEFPLAAGVDDLLVVSIGSGSSSAATPSTAAGWRTPLPSRSPSPAEMVRLTAEGVADMVDQAVAMAFGHTCGRNYVRIQAASPACKTKALSSVDAKKAAAIADGMLTQRNVEAELFRGRRLSEKSNREKLDAFAAELVKEHERRRASPGLPNVVIKQVAAAAAAVTPARLSSATTTSSATATTARTTVSSMPSPAASLDSGRH; this is encoded by the exons atggcgtcgccgccgacgccgcagccgccgccgccggtcgacGTCGACCTCGGCAAGCTCAGCTACGAGATATTCTCCCTCCTCGAGAGCAACTTCCtcttcggcgccggcgccggcggcggcggaggtgtttGCTCGCTGCCTGGGACGCCCGGGAGGGCGCTTCTTGGAGGGAAGGTGAGGGTGCTCGCGATCGATGGGTGTGGTCCGGGACCAGGTGATGCtctgctggcggcggcggcgctggtgagGCTGGAGACGGCGTTGCGGGAGAAGTCCGGCGATGGCGATGCGAGGGTGGCGGATTTcttcgacgcggcggcgggggccgggGCGGGGGGTGTGTTGGCGGCGATGCTGTTCTTGAAGGGGGCGGATGGGCGGCCGCGGTACACGGCGGCGGACGCGCTAGCGTTCGTGGCGGCGAGCCTCGGGAAGggcgggtggcgcggcggcggcggcggcggcggggggaggaggtggtggggggtGGCGGCGCTGTTCCGGCGCGGGTCGTCGGCGGAGAGGTCGTCGCTGCGGCGGGTGTTCGGGGACGCCACGCTGCGCGACACCATCGCGCCGCTGCTCGTCCCGTGCTACGACCTCGCCACCGCGGCGCCGTTCCTCTTctcccgcgccgacgccgtcgagaGCGGCAGCTTCGACTTCCGCCTCCGCGACGTCTGCGCCGCGACGTGCGCCGGCggggccgccgccacggccgtcCGCTCCGTCGACGGCcgcaccgccatcgccgcggcgTCGGGCGGCGTCGCGGCCATGGGcaaccccaccgccgccgccatcacccaCGTCCTCCACAACAAGCAGGAgttccccctcgccgccggcgtcgacgacctcctcgtcgtctccatcggctccggctcctcctccgccgccaccccttccaccgccgccgggtgGCGAAcgcctctcccctcccgctcgccgtcgcccgccgagATGGTCCGCCTCACCGCCGAGGGCGTCGCCGACAtg GTCGACCAAGCGGTGGCCATGGCTTTCGGACACACGTGTGGGCGCAACTACGTCCGCATCCAG gcggcgtcgccggcgtgcaAGACGAAGGCGCTGAGCTCGGTGGAcgcgaagaaggcggcggcgatcgccgaCGGGATGCTGACGCAGCGGAACGTGGAGGCGGAGCTGTTCCGGGGGCGGCGGCTGTCGGAGAAGTCGAACCGGGAGAAGCTGGACGCGTTCGCGGCGGAGCTTGTGAAGGagcacgagcggcggcgggcctcgCCGGGGCTCCCCAACGTGGTCATCAAgcaggtggccgccgccgccgccgccgtgacgccGGCGCGCCTCTCGTCGGCGACCACCACGtcgtccgccaccgccaccaccgccaggACCACCGTCTCCAGcatgccgtcgccggcggcgtcgctggaCTCCGGCCGCCactag
- the LOC127757686 gene encoding CASP-like protein 1B2: MDLEKGKKPSEQAAACRIMQVKDKLITLQPVVRACVFLATAVAAVIMGLNKQSYTTVVAIVGTRPVTQTFTAKFKDTPAFVFFVIANAIASGYNLMVLVTRRILQRRAQSLSVHLLDMVILTLLATGSATAASMAQLGKNGNLHARWNPICDKFGSFCNHGGIALVSSFIGVALMLALNLLSAAANSPRSNVTGQ; the protein is encoded by the exons ATGGATCTTGAGAAGGGCAAGAAGCCATCAGAAcaggctgcagcctgcaggatTATGCAGGTCAAGGACAAGCTCATCACCCTGCAGCCTGTGGTGAGAGCTTGTGTGTTCTTGGCAACAGCAGTGGCAGCTGTGATCATGGGGCTGAACAAGCAATCCTACACAACAGTTGTTGCAATTGTGGGCACCAGGCCAGTCACACAGACCTTCACTGCAAAGTTCAAAGACACTCCTGCATTTGT GTTCTTTGTCATTGCCAATGCTATTGCCAGTGGTTATAACCTGATGGTGCTGGTGACGAGGCGCATTCTGCAACGAAGAGCGCAGAGTTTGTCTGTTCATCTTCTTGATATG GTGATCCTGACTTTGTTGGCCACCGGCTCTGCCACAGCGGCGTCGATGGCTCAGCTAGGGAAGAATGGTAACTTGCACGCACGCTGGAACCCGATATGCGACAAATTTGGTTCTTTCTGCAACCATGGAGGAATAGCACTCGTGTCATCGTTCATCGGTGTCGCGCTCATGCTGGCCCTGAATCTACTTTCAGCAGCAGCCAACTCACCCCGCTCTAATGTGACCGGCCAATGA